The following proteins are co-located in the Microbacterium immunditiarum genome:
- a CDS encoding Fe-S oxidoreductase, with translation MSPVPTPPPGWREAAERALARGRAIDRFIPSLLLDSPISRVGYWYGTTVGWVWGTLWSTGRIEQREGLWVFRGMPRWAFPRGGVCAGGCYLTGEADVTDNVLRHEAVHKRQWQRYGFLMPVLYLLAGRDPLRNRFEIEAGLEDGNYVPRQSARRGAAARPTRST, from the coding sequence GTGAGCCCTGTCCCCACCCCTCCTCCCGGATGGCGGGAGGCGGCCGAGAGGGCGCTCGCGCGCGGTCGCGCGATCGACCGGTTCATCCCGTCGCTCCTCCTCGACTCGCCCATCAGCCGCGTCGGCTACTGGTACGGCACGACCGTCGGCTGGGTGTGGGGCACGCTGTGGAGCACAGGCCGCATCGAGCAGCGGGAGGGGTTGTGGGTGTTCCGCGGCATGCCGCGCTGGGCGTTCCCACGCGGAGGCGTGTGCGCGGGCGGCTGCTACCTCACGGGCGAGGCCGACGTCACCGACAACGTGCTGCGTCACGAGGCCGTGCACAAGCGGCAATGGCAGCGCTACGGCTTCCTCATGCCCGTGCTGTACCTGCTCGCGGGGCGCGATCCGCTGCGCAACCGGTTCGAGATCGAGGCCGGCCTCGAGGACGGCAACTACGTCCCGCGTCAGTCCGCAAGGCGCGGCGCGGCCGCTCGTCCGACGCGCAGCACCTGA
- a CDS encoding SIP domain-containing protein gives MSTPAPHRTTRPAGEHSPAACRAPRHSRVQHLITADESSLTDLEALLTTLPLCSTGRVFIEVPDPSWQAHLDVPPRMIVTWLDRSRRTGDPGTGRACAPGQALSRAVTAWADEMMCADDDSTRVFLLGGYLGTADIVDHLTSRLGVDSAEIHAPEEYGLTAR, from the coding sequence ATGAGCACCCCCGCACCGCACCGAACGACGCGCCCCGCCGGCGAGCACAGCCCCGCCGCGTGCCGGGCGCCGCGACATTCGCGCGTGCAGCACCTCATCACCGCCGACGAGTCGTCGCTGACCGACCTCGAGGCCCTGCTGACGACGCTGCCGCTGTGCTCGACGGGCCGGGTCTTCATCGAAGTGCCGGATCCCTCGTGGCAGGCCCACCTCGACGTGCCGCCGCGCATGATCGTGACGTGGCTCGACCGCTCCCGCCGCACCGGCGACCCGGGCACGGGTCGGGCGTGCGCCCCGGGCCAGGCGCTCTCCCGCGCGGTCACCGCGTGGGCCGACGAGATGATGTGCGCCGACGACGACAGCACGCGCGTGTTCCTCCTCGGCGGTTACCTCGGCACCGCCGACATCGTCGACCACCTCACGTCGCGGCTCGGCGTCGACTCCGCCGAGATCCACGCGCCCGAGGAGTACGGGCTCACCGCCCGCTGA
- a CDS encoding tyrosine-protein phosphatase — protein MTAADTPGGAPAPIVTGAVNLRDVGGLPAGDRRARHGVLYRSGNLAQLEPRGIEDLAALQLRRIIDLRSDEEVLHAPSPAAAASEIVRVPLFLGSVASFFENDISLDEMYRRLVDDSADRVVQVVRGIVSDQPVLVHCTVGKDRTGVVVALTLAAAGVDEDAVISDYARTEGLLPAWRNRGVIERLRALHPRARHLEELATRSPAPVMRRLLDDLTGRFGSVSDYLRASGLSDDEIGELRRVLID, from the coding sequence GTGACGGCCGCGGACACTCCCGGCGGCGCGCCCGCTCCGATCGTCACGGGCGCGGTGAACCTGCGCGACGTCGGCGGGCTGCCCGCCGGCGACCGGCGCGCGCGACACGGCGTGCTGTATCGCTCGGGCAACCTCGCGCAACTCGAGCCGCGGGGGATCGAGGACCTCGCGGCCCTCCAGCTGCGGCGCATCATCGACCTGCGCTCCGACGAGGAGGTCCTCCACGCGCCGAGCCCCGCTGCCGCGGCCTCCGAGATCGTCCGCGTGCCACTGTTCCTCGGCTCGGTGGCGTCCTTCTTCGAGAACGACATCTCGCTCGACGAGATGTACCGCCGGCTCGTCGACGACTCCGCCGACCGGGTGGTGCAGGTCGTGCGGGGGATCGTGTCCGACCAGCCCGTGCTCGTGCACTGCACGGTCGGCAAGGACCGCACGGGCGTCGTCGTCGCGCTCACCCTCGCGGCGGCAGGCGTCGACGAGGACGCCGTCATCTCCGATTACGCGCGCACCGAGGGTCTGCTGCCCGCGTGGCGGAACCGTGGCGTGATCGAGCGGCTGCGGGCGCTGCATCCGCGTGCCCGCCATCTCGAGGAGCTCGCGACGCGCTCGCCCGCGCCGGTCATGCGCCGCCTGCTCGACGATCTGACAGGCCGATTCGGGTCGGTGTCGGACTATCTGCGCGCGAGCGGGCTCTCCGACGACGAGATCGGCGAACTGCGCCGGGTGCTCATCGACTGA
- a CDS encoding carboxymuconolactone decarboxylase family protein, whose amino-acid sequence MTNERRVHLSRSAPPAYQALSAFSKTVGGISAEAGIDDRLKELVQIHTSQLNGCAYCVRVHVERAEKAGVTLDTIAQLPVWRDSGVFTERERAGLELAEAFAFIAEDGISDDVYDRVGGILSEQEYVALSWILVSINAFNRIAIAGRYAVPPRDDLAGEDRDAAAGRAW is encoded by the coding sequence ATGACGAACGAACGGCGAGTGCACCTGTCCCGGTCGGCGCCTCCGGCCTACCAGGCGCTCTCCGCGTTCTCGAAGACGGTGGGCGGGATCTCGGCCGAGGCGGGGATCGATGACCGTCTCAAGGAGCTCGTGCAGATCCACACGTCCCAGCTGAACGGCTGCGCCTACTGCGTCCGCGTGCACGTCGAGCGCGCCGAGAAGGCCGGCGTCACGCTCGACACGATCGCCCAGCTCCCCGTCTGGCGCGACTCGGGGGTCTTCACCGAGCGCGAGCGCGCAGGCCTCGAGCTCGCCGAGGCGTTCGCCTTCATCGCCGAGGACGGGATCTCCGACGACGTCTACGACCGCGTCGGAGGGATCCTCAGCGAGCAGGAGTACGTCGCGCTGAGCTGGATCCTCGTCTCGATCAACGCGTTCAACCGCATCGCGATCGCCGGCCGCTACGCCGTCCCGCCGCGCGACGATCTCGCCGGAGAGGACCGCGACGCCGCCGCAGGCAGGGCCTGGTGA
- a CDS encoding alpha/beta fold hydrolase, whose product MEPADEFSFLPEQAAEAHLSGPVPHGERVAVTLPDGRTLSALRFGSADEPDAPPAVTLLHGAGLNAHTWDTTILALGLPALAIDLPGHGDSSWRDDAAYVARVLAPDVAVGLEAWTDGPQIVVGQSLGGLTAAALAASRPDLVRRLVVVDITPGVDPNAGPTQVRDFFAGPTDWASRAELVDRALRFGLGGGSRRKAERGVYFNSRIRPDGRVEWKHHFAQLANATAAAAAAGQAPPQPDDALARVLGESGWEDLARVTAPVTLIRGANGYVTDEDADEFARRMPGGSVESMTGGHNLQEDSPTGLARRIAGLAAEVD is encoded by the coding sequence ATCGAACCCGCCGACGAGTTCTCGTTCCTCCCCGAGCAGGCCGCCGAAGCGCACCTGTCGGGTCCTGTCCCCCACGGCGAACGCGTCGCCGTGACGCTTCCCGACGGACGCACGCTGAGCGCGCTGCGGTTCGGATCGGCGGATGAACCGGATGCCCCGCCCGCCGTCACGCTCCTGCACGGCGCGGGGCTCAACGCCCACACGTGGGACACGACGATCCTCGCCCTCGGCCTGCCCGCCCTCGCGATCGACCTTCCCGGTCACGGCGACTCGTCGTGGCGCGACGACGCCGCGTACGTCGCACGAGTTCTCGCGCCCGATGTCGCCGTCGGCCTCGAGGCGTGGACAGACGGCCCGCAGATCGTCGTCGGGCAGTCGCTCGGCGGGCTCACCGCCGCGGCGCTCGCCGCATCGCGTCCCGACCTCGTGCGGAGGCTCGTCGTCGTCGACATCACGCCCGGAGTCGACCCGAACGCCGGTCCCACCCAGGTGCGCGACTTCTTCGCCGGGCCGACCGACTGGGCGTCCCGCGCCGAGCTCGTCGACCGCGCGCTGCGGTTCGGACTCGGCGGCGGGTCGCGCCGCAAGGCCGAACGCGGCGTGTACTTCAACTCGCGCATCCGCCCCGACGGCCGTGTCGAGTGGAAGCATCACTTCGCGCAGCTCGCGAACGCGACGGCCGCCGCCGCGGCGGCCGGTCAGGCTCCGCCTCAACCGGATGACGCGCTCGCGCGCGTGCTCGGCGAAAGCGGCTGGGAGGACCTCGCCCGCGTGACCGCGCCCGTCACCCTCATCCGGGGCGCGAACGGGTACGTCACCGACGAGGACGCCGACGAGTTCGCTCGGCGGATGCCCGGGGGATCCGTCGAGTCCATGACCGGAGGACACAATCTGCAGGAGGACAGCCCCACAGGCCTCGCGAGGCGTATTGCCGGGCTCGCGGCAGAAGTCGACTGA